In one Phaeobacter gallaeciensis DSM 26640 genomic region, the following are encoded:
- a CDS encoding DUF3800 domain-containing protein, which translates to MDFRKIGDLTLSWTLFIDESGQDMRQSPYEVLAGVAVEDRNLWRLIQRLSDLQDEIFGMRLFAVYQNEAKAQKLLKTKVFKHAAQMDPIEPARRRELAREILEDGTNVSRERLTALAQAKIAYCEAALATCLEFDVEAFASIVPKSAPRPRGTLLRKDYAYLFERFFYFLNSKPDDPMGYIVFDELDKSASHILLTQVAEYFLKTSKGRTRSRLIIPEPFFVHSDLTTMVQVVDLVAYIISWGVRLRYMDEPAREELSDLAGAVMRLRFIQRLPSGHANYGFKVIPDLRPQVEK; encoded by the coding sequence GTGGACTTTCGCAAAATTGGAGACCTGACGTTGAGTTGGACGCTATTTATTGATGAATCTGGTCAGGACATGCGCCAGTCACCCTACGAAGTATTGGCCGGTGTGGCAGTTGAAGATCGAAATCTATGGCGCCTGATTCAGCGTCTTTCCGATCTTCAGGATGAGATTTTTGGGATGCGGCTTTTTGCTGTCTACCAGAATGAGGCCAAAGCTCAAAAGCTGCTGAAAACAAAAGTCTTCAAACACGCCGCGCAGATGGACCCGATCGAACCGGCCCGCCGCCGCGAACTTGCGCGCGAGATCCTTGAGGATGGCACGAACGTGTCACGCGAGCGTCTGACCGCTCTTGCTCAAGCTAAAATTGCCTACTGCGAAGCAGCTCTCGCAACCTGCCTTGAATTTGACGTCGAAGCTTTCGCCTCGATCGTTCCCAAATCCGCACCGCGGCCGCGCGGTACTCTTTTGCGCAAGGATTACGCCTACCTGTTTGAACGGTTTTTCTACTTTCTTAACAGCAAGCCAGACGACCCGATGGGCTATATTGTGTTTGATGAACTGGACAAGAGCGCCAGCCACATCCTTTTGACCCAGGTTGCCGAGTATTTCCTGAAAACCAGCAAAGGTCGAACGCGCTCCCGCTTGATCATCCCGGAGCCATTTTTCGTCCACAGCGATCTTACGACAATGGTTCAGGTGGTTGACCTTGTGGCCTATATAATCAGCTGGGGTGTTCGGCTGCGCTATATGGACGAGCCGGCCCGAGAAGAACTGTCCGATCTTGCCGGTGCCGTTATGCGGCTGCGCTTCATACAACGTCTTCCATCTGGGCACGCCAATTACGGCTTCAAAGTGATCCCGGATCTCCGCCCGCAGGTCGAGAAATGA
- a CDS encoding DUF6429 family protein, with the protein MDIDQDKVDDAVLGLLWLTLHHERRAWKGHEWDAMNSLYEKGLILDPRNKAKSVVLTAEGLERSERLFKELFCKPGDDGSDGQKGRGQQ; encoded by the coding sequence ATGGATATAGATCAGGACAAGGTTGACGACGCCGTATTGGGCTTGCTCTGGCTGACCCTTCACCATGAGCGTCGGGCCTGGAAGGGGCATGAATGGGACGCCATGAACAGTCTCTATGAGAAAGGTCTGATCCTGGACCCGCGCAACAAGGCCAAATCGGTTGTGCTGACAGCAGAAGGGCTTGAACGCTCCGAGCGACTGTTCAAAGAGTTGTTTTGCAAGCCAGGCGACGATGGGTCCGATGGTCAAAAGGGAAGGGGGCAGCAATGA
- the repC gene encoding replication initiation protein RepC: protein MNQTYFPVLPQGWERSQVEQLLIEIAPAIGLRARRLSALLYMMGYTKPSAWTSSEAEPVYFAPQTDTALALGKTERALRNDEHALEAVHGLIEKRVKANGSRSFYGKCGIVFSRLIDLVPDLIELRDRIRADRARVRELVQLRSSHLRSIKRRIEAASPQLAQTTDFWAATQAFEQWPHSSKLRAMPLDALEAHVLDCEALCGRFDELLQMCPDSSCRAEENFRSFIQEDTYESKSVNCNASNPTRTSANASDTDFISDGPDGPSHCNENKDEAADVAFKLRFQQSLNPKRFFDLAGPDMQIHIEARCADPTSISMHHIVDAAEMLKPHLGINHDAWVQACRAMGPEGAAICVLVIDANRDHPTSPVKNPGGALRAWTRRYETGDLNLVGSLIGLARRRGL, encoded by the coding sequence ATGAACCAAACATATTTTCCAGTTCTTCCCCAAGGGTGGGAGCGCAGCCAGGTCGAACAACTCTTGATCGAGATCGCCCCGGCCATAGGCTTGCGCGCAAGACGCCTGAGCGCCCTTCTCTACATGATGGGTTATACCAAACCTTCGGCATGGACTTCTTCAGAGGCCGAGCCGGTTTACTTTGCGCCGCAAACTGACACAGCTCTTGCCCTGGGCAAAACCGAACGGGCGCTTCGCAACGACGAACACGCCCTCGAAGCGGTCCACGGTCTCATTGAGAAGCGTGTAAAGGCGAATGGCTCGCGGTCATTCTACGGCAAGTGCGGTATCGTGTTTTCCCGGCTGATTGATCTTGTGCCGGATCTGATCGAGCTTCGGGACCGCATTCGTGCCGATCGCGCCCGTGTCCGCGAGCTGGTACAGCTTCGCAGTTCCCACCTGCGCTCCATCAAACGTCGGATCGAAGCCGCTTCCCCCCAGCTGGCCCAAACAACGGATTTCTGGGCCGCAACCCAAGCATTTGAGCAATGGCCCCACAGTTCAAAGCTTCGCGCAATGCCGCTCGATGCGCTGGAAGCGCATGTTCTGGACTGTGAAGCCCTTTGTGGACGGTTCGATGAGTTGCTTCAAATGTGTCCTGATTCTTCCTGTCGAGCGGAAGAAAACTTCCGCTCCTTTATACAAGAGGACACTTATGAATCAAAATCTGTAAACTGTAATGCAAGCAACCCTACACGGACCTCGGCTAACGCCTCGGACACTGATTTTATAAGTGACGGGCCTGACGGCCCATCACATTGCAATGAAAATAAGGATGAGGCGGCAGACGTAGCTTTCAAGCTTAGATTTCAGCAATCGTTGAACCCGAAGCGCTTTTTTGACCTTGCTGGACCCGACATGCAAATCCACATCGAAGCCCGATGTGCTGACCCAACCAGTATTTCCATGCACCACATTGTTGACGCAGCTGAAATGCTCAAACCACATCTCGGGATCAACCATGATGCGTGGGTTCAAGCTTGCCGCGCCATGGGCCCCGAGGGCGCGGCCATCTGTGTTCTTGTGATCGACGCCAACCGTGATCATCCGACCAGTCCTGTCAAAAACCCCGGCGGCGCATTGCGTGCCTGGACAAGACGCTATGAAACTGGCGATTTGAATCTCGTCGGGAGCCTCATTGGCCTCGCGCGCCGCCGCGGTTTGTGA